In Silene latifolia isolate original U9 population chromosome X, ASM4854445v1, whole genome shotgun sequence, the following proteins share a genomic window:
- the LOC141617405 gene encoding uncharacterized protein LOC141617405, whose amino-acid sequence MWLLRGFSTFSATSGLALNNDKTDIYFNGFSKDIMVDIVKVSGFRIGTLPFKYLGVPISSKKISKFEGHKLIERIVQRIRSLGARKLSYAGRLVLVKTVLSTLHSYWASMFLIPTGIMAKVDSICRNFLWGGRDSYLKAPNIKWNTCCKPKDEGGLGLKNAKVWNKALIGKYTSWLASKKDQLWVKWVNHVYMKGCDWKDYTSPPDCCWSWRKIIQVKDIFKLGYSNNQWIAKPSGYSVADGYNWLRDTSSQVPWRHLCWNNLNVPRTSFIFWASQHGKLLTLDRLHKMGIVQSTVCFICGSETESHEHLFYKCEYSKRCMQLMQQKLHIQFHGEHMVKWYSLSRSRSGLQRVITGACFVGMIYGIWHVRNCARLQQQVQLPSMLVNQVWKEVKDRWLHRNKRPLRNYDQLWLDSIV is encoded by the coding sequence ATGTGGCTCTTGAGAGGGTTCTCTACTTTTTCTGCTACTTCTGGGCTTGCTCTGAATAATGATAAGACTGACATCTATTTTAATGGATTCAGTAAGGATATTATGGTAGACATTGTCAAAGTTTCTGGTTTTAGAATAGGTACTCTGCCTTTTAAGTATTTAGGTGTCCCAATTTCTTCAAAGAAAATCTCTAAATTTGAGGGACATAAGCTGATTGAGAGGATAGTTCAAAGAATTAGAAGCTTGGGGGCAAGGAAATTGTCTTATGCTGGCAGGCTTGTGCTAGTTAAGACAGTGCTATCTACCTTACATTCTTATTGGGCTTCCATGTTTTTAATACCTACTGGCATCATGGCTAAGGTGGACTCTATTTGTAGGAATTTCTTATGGGGAGGAAGGGATTCCTACTTAAAAGCTCCTAATATAAAGTGGAATACCTGCTGTAAACCTAAAGATGAAGGGGGATTGGGTCTTAAGAATGCTAAGGTGTGGAACAAAGCTCTTATTGGAAAATATACAAGTTGGCTTGCTTCAAAAAAAGATCAGTTGTGGGTTAAATGGGTTAatcatgtgtatatgaaagggTGTGATTGGAAAGATTATACTTCTCCTCCTGATTGTTGTTGGTCCTGGAGGAAAATTATTCAAGTGAAGGATATTTTTAAGTTAGGCTATTCTAACAACCAATGGATTGCCAAGCCGTCTGGATATTCAGTAGCTGATGGATATAACTGGCTAAGAGACACTTCTTCTCAGGTTCCTTGGAGGCATTTGTGCTGGAATAATCTGAATGTGCCAAGAACTTCCTTTATTTTTTGGGCCTCTCAGCATGGTAAACTTCTTACTCTTGACAGATTGCATAAGATGGGGATTGTTCAGTCTACTGTGTGTTTTATTTGTGGTTCTGAGACAGAAAGTCATGAACATCTTTTCTATAAATGTGAATATAGTAAAAGATGTATGCAGCTGATGCAACAGAAACTCCACATCCAGTTTCATGGAGAGCATATGGTGAAATGGTACTCTTTGAGTAGATCTAGAAGTGGTTTACAAAGAGTGATTACCGGTGCTTGCTTTGTTGgaatgatttatggtatttggCATGTCAGAAATTGTGCTAGATTGCAGCAGCAGGTGCAACTGCCAAGTATGTTGGTGAATCAAGTTTGGAAGGAGGTCAAAGACAGATGGTTACATAGGAACAAACGTCCTCTCAGGAATTATGATCAGCTTTGGCTTGATTCAATTGTTTAA